From one Anopheles cruzii chromosome 3, idAnoCruzAS_RS32_06, whole genome shotgun sequence genomic stretch:
- the LOC128273827 gene encoding uncharacterized protein LOC128273827, producing MNDQSQLIPGIVRRAATASSQSATLYHASQQNKAIHPPNAIIPGVVRVCHSVPKKHLPENSSKRPSGSHLKDAKCDELTRQAVAEILRETTQGKTRAEQQGSTALRKCPLRKTNIRFLNRTVISMVNHNNREKKKTTHRSKLKLNDLKRHRKNGERRVEEPSEPILIQDND from the exons ATGAACGATCAATCGCAGCTCATTCCTGGTATCGTACGTAGAGCGGCAACCGCATCATCTCAAAGTGCCACGCTTTATCATGCGAGTCAACAAAATAAAGCTATCCATCCACCTAACGCAATCATTCCCGGCGTTGTTCGCGTCTGCCATAGTGTCCCCAAAAAGCATTTGCCAGAAAACTCAAGTAAACGTCCCTCCGGAAGCCATCTAAAGGATGCAAAGTGTGATGAACTGACCAG ACAAGCCGTCGCAGAGATTCTCCGAGAAACAACGCAAGGAAAGACACGGGCTGAACAGCAGGGGTCAACTGCGTTGCGAAAATGCCCGCTGAGAAAGACCAACATACGGTTCCTAAACCGCACCGTAATATCGATGGTCAATCACAACAAccgagaaaagaagaaaaccacCCATCGTTCAAAACTGAAGTTAAACGATCTAAAACGACATAGAAAGAATGGCGAGCGGCGTGTAGAGGAACCATCCGAGCCTATTCTTATTCAGGACAATGATTGA
- the LOC128270853 gene encoding uncharacterized protein LOC128270853: MSAHGCLRLFLFGANVLAGELVGGRDGILLTSAAETGHGTEGGGGTEGLHSSKLPPPAFVSLPTVATPAYREASGGGGFGLGPPSHQNRASRAEVADVNAFVAADIINLDREGAVSFIPRRDIRYQRAVPPEYAGASALPHCETFTMGDPDSKTLYNPGWPGNYPNNSDCVVVLEAPIGFLVRLDFRDHFYVEPSEECKYDFLEVRDGAHGFSTLIGKYCGQTYPPMITSRERFLWLHFHSDENIEYNGFVVVYDYVPRPTSSIYDDESCRMEVSGMEGFVNRSDVPREKQLTVIEHGLSLDCMWVVTVADGWKIQLSFLKFKLERPNDCESNFVDVFTERTDLPSRLKNFCGSIADSVVSRSNVVHIRFFAEAAAVNSTFSILFTAFREKAAGETCEDTEYDCEDATCISGDLRCNGRINCRFRWDEDECQKAAAAQSEHVIIIVIVFGLILGGMILLFLFNCSRKIIRDHKIIREHIRQSRESKLNELGRHSTKKLVDLDITKLPPPAFDKEPINILETSLNGSGGGGGGGMGAGNTNVSGGYYREMSGGGSAGSGGPMFSSRIDIKAEPQDILRGGSYLEDPLSRSGTLGRDGSGGMCDMACQTRESLFQPVFKNKVNQAPNQLPNSIRFSTFGYESQQQQPPQEHQPQQLPAVTPPPPRVKHHHHHHHHHHGGGTLEGKSIKLNRLELEDHSPGVHEPGFDDRHDEDHHQLHGGHSHSHTHTHGGHGHQHPHGQKIVLESVRPMGADIRKSAPDVIIMTSSH, encoded by the exons ATGAGTGCCCATGGCTGCCTGCGCCTGTTCCTGTTCGGTGCCAACGTATTGGCAGGTGAGCTCGTCGGGGGGCGGGACG GTATTCTGCTGACGTCAGCGGCCGAAACCGGACACGGCAccgagggcggcggcggcacggaaGGGCTCCACAGCAGCAAGTTACCGCCGCCGGCGTTTGTATCGCTTCCGACGGTCGCCACACCGGCCTACCGAGAagcttccggcggcggtggtttcggtttgggACCACCGAGCCACCAGAACCGAGCATCCCGGGCGGAAGTGGCCGACGTGAACGCGTTCGTGGCGGCCGACATCATTAACCTCGACCGGGAAGGGGCCGTCAGCTTCATCCCGCGCCGCGACATACGCTACCAGCGGGCGGTTCCGCCGGAGTATGCCGGGGCGTCCGCCCTGCCGCACTGCGAAACGTTCACGATGGGCGATCCCGACTCCAAAACGCTCTACAACCCGGGGTGGCCGGGCAACTACCCGAACAACAGTGActgcgtggtggtgctggaggCACCGATCGGATTCCTGGTCCGGTTGGACTTTCGGGACCACTTCTACGTCGAACCGTCCGAGGAGTGCAAGTACGACTTTCTGGAG GTTCGCGACGGAGCGCACGGATTCTCGACGCTCATCGGCAAGTACTGTGGCCAAACGTACCCACCGATGATCACCTCCAGGGAACGCTTCCTGTGGCTCCACTTCCACTCGGACGAAAACATCGAGTACAACGGGTTCGTCGTGGTGTACGATTACGTCCCACGGCCGACGTCAT CCATCTACGATGACGAAAGTTGCCGCATGGAAGTGTCCGGCATGGAGGGCTTCGTCAATCGGTCCGATGTACCCCGCGAAAAGCAGCTAACCGTGATCGAGCACGGCCTCTCGCTCGACTGCATGTGGGTTGTCACGGTGGCCGATGGCTGGAAG ATTCAATTGTCGTTCCTGAAGTTTAAGCTCGAGCGACCGAACGATTGCGAAAGCAACTTCGTCGACGTGTTCACCGAGCGCACAGATCTACCCTCGAG ACTGAAAAACTTTTGCGGTTCCATTGCGGATTCGGTCGTTTCGCGCTCGAACGTAGTTCACATCCGGTTCTTCGCCGAAGCGGCCGCCGTCAACTCCACGTTCTCCATTCTGTTCACCGCCTTCCGCGAGAAGGCAGCCGGCGAGA CTTGCGAAGACACCGAGTACGACTGCGAGGATGCGACGTGCATCTCGGGCGACTTGCGCTGCAACGGGCGCATCAACTGTCGGTTTCGCTGGGACGAGGATGAGTGTCAG AAAGCGGCCGCTGCCCAGTCGGAAcacgtcatcatcatcgtgatcgTGTTCGGGCTAATCCTGGGCGGTATGATACTGCTGTTCCTGTTCAACTGCAGCCGGAAGATCATCCGCGATCACAAGATCATCCGCGAGCACATACGGCAGTCGCGCGAAAGCAAACTGAACGAACTCGGCCGCCACTCGACGAAAAAGCTGGTCGACCTGGACATCACCAAGCTGCCACCGCCCGCCTTCGACAAGGAACCGATCAATATCCTCGAAACGAGCCTCAACGGGagcggaggtggtggtggtggcggaatgGGAGCTGGTAACACGAACGTCTCCGGCGGTTACTACCGCGAGATGAGTGGCGGAGGTAGCGCCGGTAGCGGAGGACCCATGTTTAGCAGTAGGATAGACATCAAGGCTGAGCCGCAGGACATCCTGCGAGGTGGCAGCTACCTCGAGGACCCCCTGTCGCGGTCCGGGACGCTGGGGCGTGACGGTAGTGGCGGGATGTGTGATATGGCCTGTCAGACAAG GGAGTCACTGTTTCAGCCAGTTTTTAAGAATAAAGTTAACCAAGCGCCCAACCAGCTACCGAACAGCATACGATTTTCCACCTTCGGGTACGAGagtcaacagcagcagccaccgcaggAGCACCAGCCTCAGCAGCTTCCAGCGgtcacaccgccaccgccgcgggtgaaacaccatcatcaccatcatcaccaccatcacggcgGTGGAACGCTCGAGGGTAAAAGCATCAAGCTGAACCGACTCGAGCTGGAGGACCACTCGCCGGGCGTCCACGAGCCCGGGTTCGACGACCGGCACGACGAGGATCATCATCAGCTGCACGGTGGTCACTCgcattcccacacacacacgcacggtggTCACGGCCATCAGCATCCGCACGGGCAGAAAATCGTGCTCGAATCGGTGAGGCCAATGGGGGCCGACATCCGGAAGTCTGCCCCGGACGTCATCATCATGACCTCGTCCCATTGA